One part of the Canis lupus dingo isolate Sandy chromosome 14, ASM325472v2, whole genome shotgun sequence genome encodes these proteins:
- the LOC112674834 gene encoding calcitonin receptor-stimulating peptide 2-like: MPRSDVAQGRAPGPLPRPRSAGIRAAAGAGRQQSHCSAQGSLPHPRCHRLTSDANTATAATACAPSHRLPAGRGVMGFWKLSPFLAIGLLVMYQAGILQAAPFRSALENPLESATLTEDEIWVLLTAVVKDYVQMKARELQQEQETEGSSLTAQKSSCKDGPCVTNRLEGWLARAERMVKNTFMPTDVDPEAFGHQHKELAA, from the coding sequence ATGCCTAGAAGCGATGTGGCACAGGGTAGAGCTCCTGGACCCCTGCCCAGACCCAGATCGGCGGGAATAAGAGCAGCTGCTGGTGCTGGGAGGCAGCAGAGCCACTGCTCAGCTCAAGGGTCCCTGCCACATCCACGGTGCCATCGCCTGACATCGGACGCCAACACTGCCACAGCTGCCACCGCCTGTGCTCCGAGCCACCGGCTGCCTGCAGGCAGAGGCGTCATGGGATTCTGGAAGTTGTCCCCGTTTCTGGCTATTGGTCTCCTGGTCATGTATCAAGCAGGCATCCTACAGGCTGCACCATTCAGGTCTGCCTTGGAGAACCCACTGGAATCTGCTACACTCACTGAGGACGAAATATGGGTCCTACTGACTGCAGTGGTGAAGGACTATGTGCAGATGAAGGCTCGTGAgctgcagcaggagcaggagactGAGGGCTCCAGCCTCACTGCCCAGAAGAGCTCCTGCAAGGATGGCCCCTGTGTGACCAACCGTCTGGAAGGCTGGCTGGCCAGAGCTGAGCGCATGGTGAAAAACACCTTCATGCCCACTGATGTGGACCCTGAAGCCTTCGGGCACCAGCACAAGGAGCTTGCAGCCTGA